TCTGCTGGATCGCATCGCGGCCAAAGGCTACCTCAAAATGGAGAAGCTCGGGCCGCTGTGCATCTTCTCGCCGGCCGTCTCCCGGGCATCGGTCGTTGCCAGTGCGGTTGAGGACTTCGCCACCACCGTGCTGGACAACTCCGTTGCCCCTCTGTTTCAGCACCTCGCAAAAAACGAGGCGATCAACGAGCGAGAGCTCGAGATGCTGAAGGATCTGTTAAAAAAAGCCGAGGAGAAGCAAAAATGAATTGGCTCGCGAGGCTCGCCCACTACTGGGCTGCCCAGGTGTGGCCAGTCAGCTTGCAGGTCACCATTCTCATTATCCTTGTCTATGCGATCAGCCTCTGTCTCCGTCGCTCTCCGGCACGCTATCGATATCTATTGTGGTTCGTGGTACTGGCTCGCCTTTCCGTGCCGACGACCTTTCTGTCGCCACTGGGGATCGGACAGTATCCCGGGCGTCTTTTCGCCGCCGGCATCCACTGGATGACAACGGCCGCCCGATTGCAGCCCGCAGTGACAGTCTCATCGGAGGCGGACGCAGGCCCTGGCATAACCGGCCCTGCGTCCTTGGGGAAGCCACAAAAACCTTCCCCGCGAGGCGGTGGCGCGGTCGAAATCGCGCTGCCGGCATGTCTGGCATGGCTGTCCGGGATTCTTTTGCTGGGTTGCATGATCGGCGCGCGCGCTGCCCAGGTTCGCCGCTCGACGGGCGCATTCCGTCCGGTGGAACGTCCCGAGCTCATTGCCCTGCTGCGGAGACTGGCTGAGGGAATGGGCCTGAGGGGAGCGATTCAGCTGGTTCAAGCCGACCAGATCGGAAGGCTGCCGATCCCTGCGGTGCATGGAGTGATGCGACCTAGAATTGTCCTCCCCGGGGCCATGGCAAACTCATGGCCCCTGGATGCGCTGGAGCCGGTGCTGCTTCATGAACTGGTTCACATCCGACGCCGGGATTGCCTCGTCAACTCTGCTCAGATCGTGCTCCAGGTGCTGCACTTTTTCCATCCGATGGTCTGGCTCGCCAACTGGACGA
This window of the Terriglobia bacterium genome carries:
- a CDS encoding BlaI/MecI/CopY family transcriptional regulator; its protein translation is MATRSRKLSPAEWKVMNLCWKLRKATARQIHEALWMHRERDYQTTKTLLDRIAAKGYLKMEKLGPLCIFSPAVSRASVVASAVEDFATTVLDNSVAPLFQHLAKNEAINERELEMLKDLLKKAEEKQK